One window of Amyelois transitella isolate CPQ chromosome 7, ilAmyTran1.1, whole genome shotgun sequence genomic DNA carries:
- the LOC106132715 gene encoding uncharacterized protein LOC106132715: MKFPAGLQLLTCLMVYASSAHAIMVKFGTSGGPIVPPAPTPTVPPQQPFRVPAPVWEERSNDSPDPNAQWRPQLFIPQPRYTHVVFNPQEVSSPVPQSNVQRFVNSYLPRPSVPQPIQAQPVREYFTPTQVLSSQSLPGFGLRYFLPFYAKDAPQVQQRQEDAQYNHIESKTVDGTNRDVQSDLQWKYEKDASNRVARSTAESTGVPSQSWSIYVPSRHH, encoded by the exons ATGAAATTTCCGGCTGGGCTACAG TTGCTGACATGCCTGATGGTGTACGCGTCCAGCGCACACGCAATCATGGTGAAGTTCGGCACTAGTGGGGGTCCCATAGTACCACCGGCGCCAACGCCGACGGTGCCACCGCAGCAGCCGTTCCGCGTTCCAGCGCCGGTCTGGGAAGAACGATCTAATGACTCTCCCGACCCTAATGCGCAATG GCGGCCCCAACTCTTCATACCGCAGCCGAGATATACCCACGTGGTCTTCAATCCTCAAGAGGTCTCGTCACCAGTTCCACAAAGCAACGTGCAACGTTTCGTCAACTCATACTTGCCCAGGCCATCCGTCCCACAGCCAATACAAGCCCAACCAGTGAGGGAATACTTCACTCCAACACAAGTCCTTAGCTCCCAATCCCTCCCTGGATTCGGCTTAAGATACTTCCTCCCTTTCTACGCGAAAGACGCGCCGCAAGTGCAACAGAGACAGGAAGATGCTCAGTACAACCATATTGAATCTAAGACTGTTGATGGAACAAACAGGGACGTGCAAAGCGACTTGCAGTGGAAGTATGAGAAGGACGCGTCAAACAGAGTCGCTAGGAGTACGGCAGAA AGCACGGGAGTCCCGAGTCAGTCGTGGTCAATCTACGTGCCCTCTAGACATCACTAA